The proteins below come from a single Prolixibacter sp. NT017 genomic window:
- a CDS encoding DUF6261 family protein, translating into MIPKINNKSRNAEVDGTAKRMINAWNSAGIADDAHLTTIFNLVDAGEKKLLTAINRSKAESELDEKDEVRDNQFRLLYNLVQGALGHPDPLVRTAAEKLFAILDRYSLSIIKENYVTESSLIGSLLEELSDASLETSVAAVSGCAELIASLKVAQDDFENVRTAYESEKDLDSKTANATTLKKQLVLVINKKLVPYLRVVSGNDEAKYGGLAGTLTQIIADNNAVVKKRLADDDSAAA; encoded by the coding sequence ATGATTCCAAAAATTAACAACAAAAGTAGAAATGCCGAAGTAGACGGCACTGCTAAACGCATGATCAATGCCTGGAATAGCGCAGGTATAGCCGATGATGCCCACCTGACCACCATTTTTAACCTCGTGGATGCGGGTGAAAAGAAACTTCTCACAGCGATTAATCGCTCGAAAGCCGAATCGGAACTCGATGAAAAAGATGAAGTCCGCGATAATCAATTCCGCTTGCTGTATAATTTGGTACAGGGAGCGCTCGGTCATCCCGACCCATTGGTCCGGACAGCCGCTGAGAAGCTGTTTGCTATACTCGACAGGTATAGTTTGTCAATTATCAAGGAGAATTATGTAACCGAGTCGTCGCTGATCGGTTCGTTGCTGGAAGAACTGTCCGATGCCAGCCTGGAAACGTCTGTTGCTGCAGTTTCGGGATGTGCCGAACTGATTGCTTCGCTGAAAGTTGCCCAGGATGATTTCGAGAATGTCCGTACAGCCTATGAATCCGAAAAGGACCTGGATAGCAAAACGGCTAACGCTACTACACTGAAAAAACAGCTTGTCCTCGTCATTAACAAAAAGCTGGTGCCGTATCTCCGGGTTGTTTCGGGGAATGACGAAGCCAAATATGGTGGTTTAGCCGGCACATTGACGCAAATTATTGCCGATAATAATGCGGTGGTGAAAAAGCGCCTGGCCGATGATGATTCGGCTGCTGCTTGA
- the hemA gene encoding glutamyl-tRNA reductase, with translation MIGLLGISHKTASLDIRGQYTFLTEEIQPFYEEVQQATDITDMVVLSTCNRTEIYFSQSKYPSKKAFELILAQVNQFKKPENSHAEYFYRKKDEDVARHLFEVIAGFDSMVIGEDQIIGQVKDAYLHCTKANMTDAVLMRLFQKSFEAGKRVRTETAIKVGATSVSAAAVEVCNNLVDDLSQKKVLLIGAGDTAGIALQSLVKKGVTDFSVSNRTLEKAEHLAKRHNGSTIPFEHYPNHLASHDIVMVVTSSPEYLINQEMVATAKKERNGHEQIFIDLSVPRNVEESVGTLPGVQLFGVDDLKQNIAENTEKRLVAVESARPIIDEVVAEFCDWYASRSLRPAIKAIKANLQRVNQEELSGYKKIDSEDVQRQVDEYTNHLTQRYARILIKNLKEITDNGRDAESLRVINELFKVNE, from the coding sequence ATGATTGGCCTTTTAGGTATCAGCCATAAGACGGCATCCCTGGACATCCGGGGACAATATACATTCCTGACAGAGGAAATTCAGCCTTTTTACGAAGAGGTGCAACAGGCTACGGACATCACCGACATGGTGGTGCTGTCGACCTGTAACCGGACGGAGATTTATTTTTCACAGAGTAAATATCCGTCAAAGAAAGCTTTTGAGCTCATCTTAGCGCAAGTCAACCAGTTTAAAAAACCGGAAAATTCACACGCCGAATATTTCTACCGGAAAAAAGACGAAGATGTTGCCCGGCATCTGTTCGAGGTTATTGCTGGTTTTGATTCCATGGTGATTGGTGAAGATCAGATTATTGGACAGGTGAAAGACGCTTACCTGCACTGCACCAAAGCCAACATGACCGACGCCGTGTTGATGCGGCTTTTCCAGAAATCATTCGAAGCAGGCAAACGCGTACGTACCGAGACTGCCATCAAAGTAGGTGCAACTTCGGTGAGTGCCGCAGCAGTCGAAGTTTGCAACAACCTGGTTGACGACCTTTCGCAAAAAAAAGTACTCCTCATCGGTGCCGGTGATACGGCCGGAATAGCACTCCAAAGCCTTGTAAAAAAAGGCGTGACCGATTTTTCAGTGAGTAACCGTACCCTTGAAAAAGCCGAACACCTGGCAAAACGCCACAACGGTAGTACCATTCCTTTTGAACATTACCCCAATCACCTGGCATCGCACGATATTGTCATGGTGGTAACTTCTTCACCTGAATATCTTATTAACCAGGAAATGGTTGCTACCGCGAAAAAAGAGCGGAACGGACACGAACAGATTTTCATCGATTTGTCGGTGCCCCGGAATGTGGAAGAAAGTGTGGGAACGTTACCCGGCGTGCAACTATTTGGTGTCGACGACCTGAAGCAGAACATTGCCGAAAATACCGAAAAGCGCTTGGTGGCAGTTGAAAGTGCCCGTCCCATCATCGACGAGGTGGTAGCCGAGTTCTGTGATTGGTATGCCAGCCGTTCGCTGCGTCCGGCCATCAAGGCTATCAAAGCCAATCTGCAGCGGGTCAACCAGGAAGAGCTGAGCGGTTACAAGAAGATTGATTCGGAAGATGTACAGCGCCAGGTAGATGAATACACCAATCATCTCACGCAGCGTTATGCCCGCATCCTGATCAAAAACCTGAAGGAGATTACCGACAATGGCCGCGACGCTGAATCGTTACGGGTGATTAACGAACTATTCAAGGTAAACGAATAA
- the hemC gene encoding hydroxymethylbilane synthase, translated as MKNKTVRIGTRGSQLALYQANAVKEALESTYPDLPVEIKIIHTKGDKILDVALSKIGDKGLFTKEIEMAMVAGEVDLAVHSLKDLPTTLPEGLKLAAVLERAEYRDALVSREGKKLDELTTEDILATSSLRRRASLLRHNPNFQINDIRGNVNTRLRKMEEGYCDVMIMAAAGLQRIGLDDYITEILEPDQLMPPPSQGIIAIETKEDDTWINELMAGINHEETWLAGTAERAFLRTLEGGCQVPIGCYTRRENGQMTITGFVSSVDGTEYLEDSLTGNEKDGEHLGIQLATTLLERGGKTILQNIRPVE; from the coding sequence ATGAAAAATAAAACTGTCAGGATAGGAACACGCGGAAGCCAGCTTGCGTTGTATCAGGCGAATGCCGTAAAGGAAGCGCTCGAATCAACTTATCCGGACCTGCCCGTCGAAATCAAAATCATTCACACCAAAGGAGACAAAATACTGGATGTCGCCCTTTCGAAAATCGGTGACAAGGGATTGTTTACCAAGGAAATCGAAATGGCCATGGTGGCCGGCGAAGTCGACTTAGCGGTTCACAGTTTGAAAGACCTCCCTACTACCCTTCCGGAAGGATTGAAACTGGCTGCCGTACTCGAACGCGCCGAATACCGTGACGCACTGGTCAGCCGCGAAGGGAAAAAGCTGGATGAACTGACGACCGAAGATATTCTGGCCACATCAAGTCTGCGCCGCCGGGCTTCGCTCCTGCGACATAACCCGAATTTTCAAATCAACGATATTCGCGGCAACGTCAACACCCGTCTTCGCAAGATGGAAGAAGGCTACTGCGATGTGATGATCATGGCCGCTGCCGGTTTGCAGCGTATAGGCCTCGACGATTATATCACCGAAATCCTGGAGCCCGACCAGCTGATGCCGCCGCCATCGCAGGGTATCATCGCCATCGAAACCAAAGAAGACGATACCTGGATTAACGAACTGATGGCCGGCATCAACCACGAAGAAACCTGGTTGGCCGGAACCGCCGAACGTGCTTTTCTGCGCACGCTCGAAGGCGGTTGCCAGGTGCCCATCGGCTGCTATACCCGCCGGGAAAACGGGCAAATGACCATTACCGGCTTCGTATCATCAGTAGACGGGACAGAATACCTGGAGGATTCCCTCACGGGAAATGAAAAAGACGGTGAGCACCTCGGTATCCAACTGGCTACAACGCTGCTGGAAAGAGGCGGAAAAACCATTTTGCAGAATATTCGTCCGGTAGAATAG
- a CDS encoding RNA polymerase sigma factor, producing MHTKEEHFKDLIAENEERLVRICRYYHSNAEGQKDLYQEILVNIWKSLDKFRGESSINTWIYRIAVNTAISFSGKSYRQSKLMINTDSSAMNILYDHSELEGKLEQEALFEQLQVELNQLSIIDKALISLLLEGLAMKEIANVIGITEPNVKVKIHRIKNQLKEKLVRDA from the coding sequence ATGCACACCAAAGAGGAACACTTTAAAGATTTGATTGCCGAGAATGAAGAGCGGTTGGTGCGAATCTGCCGGTACTATCATTCCAACGCCGAAGGACAGAAGGATTTGTACCAGGAAATATTGGTGAATATCTGGAAAAGCCTCGACAAATTTCGGGGAGAATCGTCGATCAATACCTGGATTTATCGCATCGCCGTTAATACGGCCATCAGCTTCAGCGGAAAATCGTACCGGCAATCCAAACTGATGATCAACACGGACAGTTCGGCGATGAATATCCTGTACGATCATAGCGAGCTGGAAGGTAAACTGGAACAGGAAGCTTTGTTCGAACAGCTGCAGGTAGAGCTCAACCAGCTTTCGATTATCGACAAAGCGCTGATTTCGCTTTTGCTGGAAGGATTGGCCATGAAGGAAATTGCCAACGTGATTGGTATTACCGAGCCGAACGTGAAAGTGAAAATTCACCGGATTAAGAATCAGCTGAAAGAGAAGCTTGTTCGCGATGCATGA
- a CDS encoding patatin-like phospholipase family protein: MKQKVSLVLSGGGARGIAHIGVIEELEKQGLEITSIAGTSMGALVGGVYALGKMEEYKKWLYTLDKFKVFNLVDFTLSSQGLIKGDKVLNKMKEFIPDAKIEELPIHYAAIAADILNKKEVVFRKGSVFEAIRASMAIPTVFTPVKTKNGLLVDGGIINNIPLNHVKREKDDLLIAVNVNADVPVDKPAVSKKEEKNNRSVYQEKIKEFYQQLHLSSSDNKEEKLGYFDLINKTIAMMTYHIGQANLKNHPPDILMEISHESCSTFDFYRAKELVSMGRHAAQKSLKKYREDSSKAKSH, translated from the coding sequence ATGAAACAAAAAGTATCCCTGGTCTTGTCGGGTGGCGGAGCCCGTGGAATCGCTCACATTGGCGTAATTGAAGAACTGGAAAAACAAGGACTTGAAATCACCTCCATTGCCGGAACTTCGATGGGGGCACTGGTAGGTGGCGTTTATGCCCTGGGCAAAATGGAGGAGTACAAAAAATGGCTCTACACGCTCGACAAATTCAAGGTCTTCAACCTGGTTGATTTTACCCTGAGCTCGCAGGGACTCATCAAAGGCGACAAGGTGCTGAACAAGATGAAGGAATTCATTCCTGATGCCAAAATTGAGGAACTGCCCATCCACTATGCCGCTATTGCGGCTGATATTCTGAATAAGAAAGAAGTCGTTTTCCGGAAAGGAAGTGTATTTGAAGCGATACGAGCATCCATGGCCATTCCAACTGTTTTCACGCCTGTAAAAACAAAAAACGGTTTGCTGGTCGATGGGGGCATTATCAATAATATTCCGCTCAATCACGTTAAACGGGAAAAAGACGATCTCCTGATTGCCGTCAATGTAAACGCCGATGTTCCGGTAGACAAACCTGCCGTTTCGAAAAAAGAAGAGAAGAACAACCGGTCGGTTTACCAGGAAAAAATAAAGGAATTTTACCAACAGTTGCATCTTTCGTCATCAGACAACAAAGAAGAGAAGCTGGGATATTTCGATCTCATCAACAAAACCATCGCGATGATGACCTACCACATCGGGCAAGCCAACCTGAAAAATCACCCGCCGGATATCTTGATGGAAATATCACACGAATCTTGCAGCACGTTTGATTTTTACCGGGCTAAAGAGCTGGTCAGTATGGGCAGGCACGCCGCACAAAAAAGCCTGAAAAAGTACCGGGAAGACAGTTCTAAAGCTAAATCTCATTAG
- a CDS encoding transposase, with protein sequence MYDPSRHHRRSIRLRNYDYAGKGLYFITLCTAQRKNLFGRIINGELLLNPLGEIAKEEWAKTPEIRNNTSLGEFIIMPNHMHGIISIDYQISNPGKDEIGKFHSPSHTIGAIIRGYKGATTKRIHQLIREIKESGGDRTGESLFEPDTGEWLFAPKENPTSQESELAELDTGEFPIDRAKEGLDTGELQFAPTALLSGEGSIWQRNYYEHIIKSEKAYRNISNYIINNPANWKKDKLK encoded by the coding sequence ATGTATGATCCCAGCCGACACCACCGAAGAAGCATCCGTTTAAGGAACTACGATTACGCCGGGAAAGGGCTATATTTTATTACGCTTTGCACGGCTCAGCGGAAGAACCTATTTGGCCGGATTATCAACGGAGAGCTGTTGCTGAATCCATTGGGAGAAATAGCCAAGGAAGAATGGGCCAAAACACCCGAAATCAGGAATAATACCTCACTGGGCGAATTCATCATCATGCCCAACCACATGCACGGCATCATCAGCATCGATTATCAAATCAGCAACCCCGGAAAGGATGAAATCGGAAAATTTCATTCCCCATCCCACACCATCGGCGCCATCATCCGGGGCTACAAAGGAGCCACCACCAAACGGATTCATCAGCTCATTCGGGAAATAAAAGAAAGCGGCGGCGATAGGACGGGCGAATCGCTATTCGAGCCAGATACGGGCGAATGGCTATTCGCCCCAAAGGAAAATCCCACTTCTCAGGAGAGCGAATTGGCCGAATTGGATACGGGCGAATTTCCAATAGATCGGGCTAAGGAAGGATTGGATACGGGCGAATTGCAATTCGCCCCAACGGCGCTCCTATCGGGAGAGGGCTCCATCTGGCAGCGCAACTATTACGAGCATATTATCAAATCAGAAAAAGCTTACCGGAATATCTCCAACTATATCATCAATAATCCCGCAAACTGGAAGAAGGATAAGCTGAAATAA
- a CDS encoding sulfatase-like hydrolase/transferase, producing the protein MNLLAQTIAGSLLLAGSGLSAHAGNPPATRPNVIIIYSDDQGAIDLNCFGATDLVTPNMDKLVESGVKFTQFYGAPICSPSRAGLLTGKTPQRAGVPGNVSARSLEAGMPGSQYTIAEMFKDAGYKTAHIGKWHLGHAKDKQPNAQGFDYSFGHFVGCIDNYSHFFYWDGPNRHDLYRNGKEVFYPGRYFPDLMVQEASKFLDENKDHPFFMYYAMNTPHYPYQGSPKWLKYYREKGAKYPRDLYAAFISTMDEKVGLLLNKLEELGLRKNTIIVFQSDNGYSTEERAHFGGGSAGVLRGSKFSLFEGGIRVPAAISWPARLNAGEVRNQVAVNGDWMPTLAELCKIKLGTHNLDGKSLVPILNDKRHPTLHSAFCWQNGKHWAARNGKWKLLGNPVISGEKFAPKDSLFLVNLETDPGEMTNLTTQFPKKVQALKQQFESWQKHNQED; encoded by the coding sequence ATGAATCTATTAGCGCAAACCATAGCTGGGTCACTTCTGCTCGCAGGAAGCGGTCTGTCTGCTCATGCTGGAAATCCGCCAGCCACTCGCCCCAACGTCATCATTATTTATTCGGATGACCAGGGTGCCATCGATCTTAATTGTTTTGGTGCCACTGATTTAGTGACACCCAATATGGACAAGTTGGTAGAAAGCGGTGTCAAATTCACTCAGTTTTACGGAGCGCCAATCTGTTCACCATCTCGGGCAGGATTGCTTACCGGGAAAACACCACAGAGAGCTGGCGTTCCCGGTAATGTTAGCGCAAGAAGTCTCGAAGCCGGAATGCCGGGAAGCCAGTATACCATTGCCGAAATGTTTAAAGATGCAGGATACAAAACGGCGCACATCGGAAAATGGCATTTGGGACACGCCAAAGACAAACAACCGAATGCCCAGGGATTCGATTATTCATTTGGTCATTTTGTGGGCTGTATCGACAATTATTCCCATTTCTTCTACTGGGACGGTCCTAACCGGCACGATTTGTATCGAAATGGAAAGGAAGTGTTTTACCCGGGCCGGTATTTTCCCGACTTGATGGTTCAGGAAGCTTCGAAATTCCTGGATGAAAATAAAGACCATCCGTTCTTTATGTACTATGCCATGAATACGCCACACTACCCCTATCAAGGCTCGCCAAAATGGCTAAAATATTACCGGGAGAAAGGAGCGAAATACCCGCGGGATCTGTACGCAGCTTTTATTTCGACCATGGACGAAAAAGTAGGCCTGCTTTTGAATAAGTTGGAAGAACTGGGCTTACGCAAAAATACCATCATCGTTTTTCAGTCGGATAATGGTTATTCTACCGAGGAACGGGCGCATTTCGGCGGAGGAAGTGCCGGCGTTCTGCGCGGTTCTAAATTTAGTTTGTTTGAAGGAGGAATCCGGGTTCCGGCAGCGATTAGCTGGCCAGCCCGATTGAATGCCGGCGAGGTACGTAACCAGGTCGCTGTAAATGGTGACTGGATGCCAACATTAGCCGAGCTATGCAAAATCAAACTCGGCACCCATAACCTTGACGGGAAAAGCCTCGTCCCCATCCTGAACGATAAAAGGCACCCGACATTGCACTCTGCTTTCTGCTGGCAGAATGGAAAACACTGGGCGGCGAGAAATGGCAAATGGAAGTTGCTTGGCAACCCCGTGATTTCCGGAGAGAAATTTGCACCGAAAGATTCCCTGTTTCTGGTCAATCTGGAAACAGATCCGGGAGAAATGACGAACCTCACAACACAATTTCCGAAAAAAGTACAAGCGCTAAAACAACAGTTCGAAAGCTGGCAAAAACATAATCAGGAAGATTAG
- a CDS encoding uroporphyrinogen-III synthase — translation MSHSQLQHKVFISTRPKGKSEDLKRWFAAEGATLLELPMIEIQPVPLSGKMNNTLEHLDEFDWLVFTSPNGIRCFFEQLKTVQGNYSLPGKMKIATVGKKTASKLTPYSHSACFINHGQTGDEFSEELYEQVSEGEKVLLLVGNLARHLIEEKLAGKAKVERLEVYQTVMPEVMNEDILRRIEADDYELIIFTSPSGIDNFRQLTKNTVASSALRLACIGYTTAKAAEKHGIAPVVVASMSNSEGLMAAIAGHYNIAFNE, via the coding sequence ATGAGTCATAGCCAATTGCAACATAAGGTATTTATCTCCACCCGGCCCAAAGGCAAGTCGGAGGACCTGAAGCGATGGTTCGCCGCAGAAGGCGCCACGTTATTGGAACTCCCGATGATCGAAATCCAACCGGTTCCGCTAAGCGGAAAGATGAACAATACGCTGGAGCACCTGGACGAATTCGATTGGTTGGTATTCACCAGTCCCAACGGCATTCGCTGCTTTTTTGAACAGCTAAAAACCGTTCAGGGCAACTATTCCCTGCCGGGAAAAATGAAGATTGCCACGGTCGGAAAGAAAACAGCGAGCAAGTTGACACCATACAGCCACTCTGCCTGTTTCATCAATCACGGACAAACCGGCGATGAATTTTCGGAAGAGTTGTATGAGCAAGTTTCGGAAGGCGAAAAAGTGTTGCTGCTGGTTGGTAACTTAGCCCGTCACCTCATCGAAGAGAAACTTGCCGGCAAAGCAAAAGTCGAACGACTGGAAGTATACCAAACCGTGATGCCGGAAGTAATGAACGAAGATATTCTGCGACGTATTGAAGCAGACGATTACGAGCTGATCATCTTCACCAGTCCGTCGGGCATCGATAACTTCAGACAACTGACAAAAAATACGGTGGCATCTTCCGCTTTGCGGCTTGCCTGCATTGGGTATACCACAGCCAAAGCGGCAGAAAAACACGGAATCGCCCCCGTTGTGGTCGCTTCCATGAGTAATTCAGAAGGATTAATGGCCGCCATTGCCGGTCATTACAACATAGCATTTAACGAATAA
- a CDS encoding ATP-binding protein: MKIDQFINRRFTSVHPYDGINIIESKLLENGFLVVMDEKMNFCGILTPTDLIRRPHKIVIDCLTPKEAIAADATITDAMEKFEKCKCSILPVLNGENFAGIIYKNELINALRNKVTELYKRSMISENIKTSFLQSLSHEIRTPMNWILGFLEIITEMDEEEYRREGRNHLEIVQKSASKFLQIMNDLINISIINSGDDIRVEHELIDIDELFNELKTYFEKSTPILLNREVQIVIKYAETPFRIYSDGNKIKHILYHLIDNAIKHARAQTVEINYLIFQKNLLLQVSNHGQPIPEERQDKLFEMFEKQDIKNEDYMSSGLGIGLSLVKKLTELLGGNISFVSNELQTKFSISIPYVQEAESGQIILLQPVNKEAGTPILPIDLSI, from the coding sequence ATGAAAATTGATCAGTTCATAAACCGACGTTTTACAAGCGTACATCCCTACGACGGGATCAATATTATCGAGAGTAAATTATTGGAGAATGGGTTCCTGGTCGTCATGGATGAAAAAATGAATTTTTGTGGAATCCTTACCCCGACAGACCTAATTAGGCGCCCGCATAAAATTGTTATAGACTGCTTAACTCCCAAAGAGGCCATCGCAGCAGATGCAACTATAACTGACGCCATGGAAAAGTTCGAAAAATGCAAATGCTCCATTCTTCCGGTCCTCAATGGGGAAAATTTTGCAGGAATTATCTATAAAAACGAACTAATCAATGCTCTCAGGAACAAAGTTACAGAACTATATAAGCGTTCGATGATTTCAGAAAATATAAAAACGTCTTTTTTACAAAGTCTTTCTCATGAAATCCGCACTCCTATGAATTGGATACTTGGTTTTCTGGAAATCATTACGGAGATGGATGAAGAAGAATACCGACGAGAAGGGAGAAATCATTTGGAAATTGTACAAAAAAGCGCCAGCAAGTTCCTTCAGATCATGAACGACCTGATCAACATATCAATTATAAATTCGGGGGATGATATTCGGGTTGAACATGAGCTGATTGACATTGATGAATTGTTTAATGAGTTGAAAACATACTTCGAAAAATCAACTCCGATTTTACTAAACAGAGAAGTCCAAATAGTGATAAAATATGCGGAAACTCCATTCCGCATATACTCTGATGGAAACAAAATAAAACACATCCTCTACCATTTAATTGATAATGCCATCAAACATGCCCGAGCGCAAACAGTGGAAATAAACTATCTTATTTTTCAAAAAAATCTTTTACTCCAGGTTTCGAATCACGGACAGCCTATTCCTGAAGAACGACAGGACAAATTATTTGAAATGTTCGAAAAACAAGATATTAAAAACGAAGACTACATGAGCAGTGGTTTAGGAATCGGCTTATCATTGGTTAAAAAACTAACTGAATTGCTTGGTGGCAATATTAGCTTTGTTTCGAATGAATTACAGACCAAATTTTCCATTTCAATACCTTATGTCCAGGAAGCCGAATCCGGTCAAATTATCTTGTTACAACCGGTCAATAAAGAAGCTGGCACCCCAATTCTCCCTATCGATCTGTCTATTTGA
- the hemB gene encoding porphobilinogen synthase, with translation MAFPTTRLRRLRKTPVLRNLVRETVLTRDDLIMPLFVCPGTNVRNPIKSMPGNYQLSVDQLVEECKRLYGIGIQAVLLFGIPEHKDETGLVACEHNGIVQQATRALKKAVPDLYIIADICNCEYTTHGHCGTVVDGDVDNDLTLVTLAKQCVSLANEGVDMVAPSDMMDGRVGAIRQELDKNGFHNLPIMAYSAKYASAFYGPFRDAAESAPQFGDRQTYQMDPANANEALREVALDIEEGADIVMVKPALSYLDVIQRVKTNFNMPIAAYNVSGEFSMVKAAAANGWIDEKRIVREILTSIKRAGSDIIITYHSQDIVKDL, from the coding sequence ATGGCATTTCCTACCACTCGTCTGCGCCGTCTGCGCAAAACACCGGTTCTGAGGAACCTGGTTCGTGAAACCGTTTTAACCCGCGACGATCTCATCATGCCGCTTTTCGTTTGTCCGGGTACCAATGTCCGCAATCCCATCAAATCGATGCCGGGCAACTACCAGTTGTCGGTCGATCAGTTGGTGGAAGAGTGTAAACGTCTATACGGTATCGGCATCCAGGCCGTTCTCCTTTTCGGGATACCCGAACACAAGGACGAAACCGGTTTGGTAGCCTGCGAGCACAACGGCATTGTACAGCAAGCTACCCGTGCCCTGAAAAAGGCCGTTCCGGATTTGTACATCATTGCTGATATTTGCAACTGCGAATACACGACGCACGGTCACTGCGGAACAGTTGTCGATGGCGACGTAGACAACGATCTTACGCTGGTTACACTGGCCAAACAATGTGTTTCGCTGGCCAACGAAGGCGTCGATATGGTCGCACCAAGCGATATGATGGACGGCCGCGTAGGCGCCATCCGCCAGGAGCTCGATAAAAACGGTTTCCATAACCTGCCCATCATGGCTTACTCGGCCAAGTATGCGTCGGCATTTTACGGACCGTTCCGCGATGCCGCCGAAAGTGCGCCGCAGTTTGGCGACCGCCAGACCTACCAGATGGACCCGGCCAATGCCAACGAAGCATTGCGCGAAGTAGCGCTGGATATTGAAGAAGGTGCCGACATTGTGATGGTGAAACCGGCCTTGAGCTACCTCGATGTGATTCAGCGGGTGAAAACCAATTTCAACATGCCCATTGCAGCCTACAACGTGAGTGGCGAATTTTCGATGGTGAAAGCCGCCGCCGCCAACGGCTGGATTGATGAAAAACGAATTGTACGCGAGATACTGACTTCCATCAAACGCGCCGGTTCCGATATCATCATCACCTACCACTCGCAGGATATTGTAAAAGATTTGTAA
- the hemL gene encoding glutamate-1-semialdehyde 2,1-aminomutase translates to MEFTKSIQAFQEALEYIPGGVNSPVRSFRSVESDPVFIESAQGSKVRDIDGNEYIDYVGSWGPMILGHSHPDVLKALAETIQKGTSFGAPTLLETEMAKQVRKMMPSIESVRMVNSGTEATMSALRLARGYTGRDLVIKFEGCYHGHNDSFLIAAGSGALTFGTPNTPGVTTGTAHDTLTAQFNDLDSVAAHFEKHGDNIAALIIEPVTGNMGVVVPTKEFMQGVRDLCTKHGALLIFDEVMTGFRVAKGGAQSLLGIEPDLTTLGKIIGGGLPVGAYGGKKEIMDHLAPHGPVYQAGTLSGNPLAMAAGLTQLRLLDNDSMIYDDLERKAGMLEEGLKNNLRKLDFPAVVNRVGSMFTLFFTKEEKVTSFADVMKCDTKVFSDYFKYSLESGIYMAPSQFEAGFVSAAHSDEDIQRTIEASYNALQKIKQKG, encoded by the coding sequence ATGGAATTTACCAAAAGCATACAGGCCTTTCAGGAAGCGCTGGAGTACATCCCCGGCGGAGTGAACTCACCGGTGCGTTCGTTCAGGAGCGTGGAAAGCGATCCGGTCTTCATCGAAAGTGCCCAAGGCTCCAAAGTCCGTGACATCGACGGCAACGAATACATCGATTATGTAGGTTCGTGGGGACCGATGATTCTCGGTCACTCCCACCCCGACGTGCTGAAGGCATTGGCCGAAACCATACAGAAGGGCACCAGTTTTGGCGCTCCCACCCTGCTGGAAACCGAAATGGCCAAACAAGTGCGGAAGATGATGCCGTCCATCGAGAGTGTGCGAATGGTGAACTCGGGCACCGAGGCCACCATGAGTGCCCTGCGCCTGGCCCGTGGCTATACCGGCCGCGATTTGGTCATCAAATTCGAAGGCTGCTACCACGGTCACAACGACAGTTTCCTGATTGCTGCCGGCTCCGGCGCTTTGACTTTCGGAACACCCAATACACCGGGCGTCACCACCGGAACAGCACACGACACACTCACGGCCCAATTCAACGATTTGGATTCGGTTGCCGCCCATTTTGAAAAACACGGCGACAACATTGCCGCGCTCATCATCGAGCCCGTTACCGGCAACATGGGCGTGGTGGTTCCGACGAAAGAATTCATGCAGGGCGTCCGCGACCTGTGTACAAAACACGGAGCACTCCTCATTTTCGATGAAGTAATGACCGGTTTCCGTGTAGCCAAAGGCGGCGCACAAAGCCTGCTGGGCATTGAGCCCGATTTAACGACCTTAGGGAAAATCATCGGTGGCGGATTGCCGGTCGGCGCTTATGGTGGTAAAAAAGAAATCATGGATCACCTGGCACCGCACGGCCCCGTTTACCAGGCCGGAACCCTTTCGGGAAATCCGCTGGCCATGGCCGCCGGATTGACGCAGTTGCGATTGCTGGACAACGACTCGATGATTTATGACGATCTGGAGCGGAAAGCCGGCATGCTGGAAGAAGGCCTGAAGAACAACCTCCGCAAACTGGATTTCCCGGCCGTGGTGAACCGCGTCGGGTCCATGTTTACCCTCTTCTTCACGAAAGAAGAGAAGGTGACCTCCTTTGCCGATGTGATGAAATGCGATACGAAGGTCTTCTCCGATTATTTCAAATACTCGCTGGAAAGCGGCATCTACATGGCGCCGTCGCAATTCGAAGCCGGCTTTGTTTCGGCCGCTCACAGCGACGAAGACATTCAGCGCACCATCGAGGCCAGTTACAACGCATTGCAAAAAATCAAACAGAAAGGCTAA